The genomic DNA GCGCAGGAAGTCGGCGGCCAGGTGCAACGCAACGATCCGCTGGTGTTTCTGAAGCCGCCGACGGTGATCATCGCGCATCGCGACACCATTCGCTACCCGCACGGCTTGTCCAGGCAGGTGGAATTCGAAGGCGAGCTCGCCATCATCATCGGCAAGCACGCGAAAAATCTCACGCCGGAAAACGCGCTGGATTGCGTGCTGGGCTACACCTGCTTCAACGACGTGACTGCACGCGATCTCACCCAAAGCGATCCGGAATTTACGCGCGGCAAGGGCTTCGACACCTTCGGCCCGCTCGGCCCGTGGATCGTCACCGAGATCGACCCGCGTGATTTGCGCCTCACGACGACTTTGAACGGTGAAAAAAAGCAGGACGCGCGCACCTCGCAGATGAGCTACGGCATTCCGTTTCTCATCAGTTACATCTCGCAAGTGATGACGCTCAACCCCGGCGACGTCATCGCCACCGGCACGCCCGCAGGTTCGGCGGCGATGAAACCCGGCGACGTGGTGAAAATCGAAATCGAGCATATCGGCGAGCTGGTGAATTACGTGAAGTAGGAACTAATTGATTTGAATGAAAGCGATGGCGGAAAAATGTTTGGACTGAAAAATAGAGATGGAGTAAACATTATGCTTTTCAATTTTAAATGCATGACTCTATTCATCTTCATGCCGTTGCTCAGGCTTGATCCGAGTCTCGTCATCGCGCAGAGCCTCGAGGCCGTTGTCAACGTCAAAGCCCACGGCGCGAGCGGCAGCGGCGAGAAACTCGACACCGAGGCGATACAAAAGGCCATCGACGCCTGCCACGCGCAGGGTGGCGGCACGGTTTATTTTCCCAACGGCACTTATCTCTCCGGCACGCTGGTGTTGAAGAGCAATGTCACGCTGCATCTCGAAGCCGGCGCGACACTTCTTGGCAGCGCCAATCTCGCGGATTACAAACCGTACGCGCTGAGGCCGGATTTGGAGGCGCAGCTTTTGGGCACGAGCAATCAAGACACCGGCAATTTGCACTTAATCTATGCGCAGAAGGCAAGCCATGTCGGCATCACCGGCAAGGGCAGAATCGACGGCAACGGCCGTGCGTTTTGGGATGAAAATTTTCTGCCGCGGCCTCGTCCAGCGCAGATGATCGAGTTCGAAACTTGTGAGGACGTGACGATCGAAAACGTGACGCTGCAAAACAGCCCGTTTTGGGCGCTGCACATTTTGAGCAGCAACCGCGCGCGCATCGACGGCATCAAGATTCTCAATTATCGCCAAGGCCCGAACACCGACGGCATCGATGTCAACTCTTCATCGAACGTGCAGATCACCAACGCTTTCATCGACACCGGCGACGACGCGATCTGCTTCAAATCGCATTTCCCGAACGAGCCGGTGCAAAGCGTGACGGTCTCCAATTGCATTTTGATCAGCGACGATTCGGCGATCAAATTCGGCACGCGCTCGCACGGCGACATGAAATTCATCACGATCGCGAATTGCATCATCCGCAACAGCACCTACGGCATCGCGTTTTTCATGAAGGATGGCGGCCATTACAACAACATCCGGATTTCCGACGTCATTTTGGAAAATGCGTCGTGGTCGGAAAGCCGCCGAACGGTTTATCCGATTTTCATGGACATTGAAAAACGCACGCCGGCTTCCGCGCTGGGAAAAATCAGCTGGATGAGTTTGCGCAATTTGACGATCACCACCGGCGGGCATTGCCTGATTGCGGGCATCCGCGAGCAGCCCCTCGAAGACATTGCGCTCGAAAACATTCGCATGGTCGTGCCGTCGTGCGACGAGGTGCAGGGCAAATCCAAGCCGCGCGGCGTTCGCAATCTGGCTGCGCCGCCTCCCGGAACCGATTTCGCCGGCGTGCCTGCGCATTGGACGTTTGCGCACATCAACGGCTTGACGATCAAAAATCTTCAAATCGAAGTCGAGCATGAAAGCGCCGAGCGGCAGCGACATGCGATTTGGGGCGCGCACGTGCAAGCGGTGACGATCATGGAATTTGCGGGCCGCGCCGCGGGCTTGAACAGCACGCTGGCGACGATTCATCTCGAACAGGCGCGCAATGTTTTTTTCAACGCCTGCCGTGCCGAGGCCGGCACGCACGTTTTTCTCCATCTCACAGGCAGGGACACGCAAAACGTTGCCGTGATGAACAGCGATTTGGCGATGGCGCAAAATGCCTTTGTGATCGATCGCGAGGTGCGGAAGAAAACGTTTTATCAAGCATCGAACCGGTTGAAATAAAAAGGCCGGAAGAGATGAAAAGGTATTGATTTTAAAGGCAATTTTGTTTCATTTAAAAAATGTCAAGTCTGTCAAAGTCGCCGCGGCGCTCTTTTAAAAAGTTTGTTCAATATGGTTTTGCCAATTTTTTCCTGCAATGAGTTTATCTGATGACCCTCGAACAACTGAACACGCTATATGATCTCTCCGGTCGCACGTTCGTGATCACCGGTGGCACCGGCGTCTTGGGAAGGGAGATGACGTGTGCCATTGCCGGCTGCCGCGCGAATGTCGCCCTCCTCACCCGCACACCCGAAACTGCTGCGCCGCTGCTCGCGCGCATCGCGAACTGCAGCGGCCGGGCAATCGTCGTCCACGGCGACGTGTGTGAGGCTGGCACGCTGAGGAAGGCGGCGGATGAAATTATCAAAACATTCGGACGCATTGACGGTTTGGTCAACGGCGCCGGCGGCAACAATCCCCGCGCCACCACGAGTCCCCAGCAATCTTTTTTTCAGTTGTCGAAGGAAGCGCTGGAATGGGTGATCAATTTGAACTTGATGGGTACCATTTTGCCGAGCCAAATTTTCGGGAAGTATATGGCCGAACAAAAAGAGGGCGTGATTTTGAATGTGTCATCGATGAACGCCATTCGGCCCTTGACCCGCATTCCGGCATACTCGGCGGCAAAAGCGGCGGTGAGCAATTTCACGCAATGGCTGGCGGTTCACATGGCGCAGGAATATT from candidate division KSB1 bacterium includes the following:
- a CDS encoding fumarylacetoacetate hydrolase family protein, which translates into the protein MNIFRTLINLVFVAVALNCALASAESKKIVRYQDQAGAVHYGLVKEDKVHQLKGGIEAFARGKYELDGKILPLAHLKILAPAEPSKVINFGWTYPQHAQEVGGQVQRNDPLVFLKPPTVIIAHRDTIRYPHGLSRQVEFEGELAIIIGKHAKNLTPENALDCVLGYTCFNDVTARDLTQSDPEFTRGKGFDTFGPLGPWIVTEIDPRDLRLTTTLNGEKKQDARTSQMSYGIPFLISYISQVMTLNPGDVIATGTPAGSAAMKPGDVVKIEIEHIGELVNYVK
- a CDS encoding glycoside hydrolase family 28 protein, encoding MTLFIFMPLLRLDPSLVIAQSLEAVVNVKAHGASGSGEKLDTEAIQKAIDACHAQGGGTVYFPNGTYLSGTLVLKSNVTLHLEAGATLLGSANLADYKPYALRPDLEAQLLGTSNQDTGNLHLIYAQKASHVGITGKGRIDGNGRAFWDENFLPRPRPAQMIEFETCEDVTIENVTLQNSPFWALHILSSNRARIDGIKILNYRQGPNTDGIDVNSSSNVQITNAFIDTGDDAICFKSHFPNEPVQSVTVSNCILISDDSAIKFGTRSHGDMKFITIANCIIRNSTYGIAFFMKDGGHYNNIRISDVILENASWSESRRTVYPIFMDIEKRTPASALGKISWMSLRNLTITTGGHCLIAGIREQPLEDIALENIRMVVPSCDEVQGKSKPRGVRNLAAPPPGTDFAGVPAHWTFAHINGLTIKNLQIEVEHESAERQRHAIWGAHVQAVTIMEFAGRAAGLNSTLATIHLEQARNVFFNACRAEAGTHVFLHLTGRDTQNVAVMNSDLAMAQNAFVIDREVRKKTFYQASNRLK
- a CDS encoding SDR family oxidoreductase, yielding MTLEQLNTLYDLSGRTFVITGGTGVLGREMTCAIAGCRANVALLTRTPETAAPLLARIANCSGRAIVVHGDVCEAGTLRKAADEIIKTFGRIDGLVNGAGGNNPRATTSPQQSFFQLSKEALEWVINLNLMGTILPSQIFGKYMAEQKEGVILNVSSMNAIRPLTRIPAYSAAKAAVSNFTQWLAVHMAQEYSPNIRVNAIAPGFFLTEQNRFLLTDKETGELTPRGKKIIEHTPMGRFGKPQDLLGTTLWLLSPASAFVTGVVVPVDGGFSAFSGV